In one window of Labilithrix sp. DNA:
- a CDS encoding MBL fold metallo-hydrolase, which translates to MDALAAHAFADDEGNDPGVRTWSLDATTTFLRQSIKTHFEAPFLVLLQGRERSLLIDTGTGDADVRAPVERALRDARPDLLVAHSHTHDDHVGGDDQLRGRARTSVIAHDVDAVRSALGIPSLDEPGVIDLGGRLVDVLAIPGHEAAHVAFYDRATQLLFTGDTLYPGRLYVRDWGAYRASVARLVAFTADRPVKQVIGAHIEMDAREVEYPEKALVHPNEHALPLGLRHLHALHAALTELGDRPARKAGPSFVIVPLA; encoded by the coding sequence ATGGACGCCCTCGCCGCGCACGCGTTCGCCGACGACGAGGGCAACGATCCCGGCGTCCGCACGTGGTCGCTCGACGCGACGACGACGTTCCTCCGTCAGTCGATCAAGACCCACTTCGAGGCGCCGTTCCTCGTGCTCTTGCAAGGACGCGAGCGGTCGCTGCTCATCGACACCGGCACCGGCGACGCCGACGTCCGCGCGCCGGTCGAGCGCGCGCTACGTGACGCGCGGCCGGACCTCCTCGTCGCGCACTCGCACACGCACGACGATCACGTCGGCGGCGACGATCAGCTCCGCGGCCGCGCGCGCACGAGCGTCATCGCGCACGACGTCGACGCGGTGCGCTCGGCGCTGGGGATCCCCTCCCTCGACGAGCCCGGCGTCATCGACCTCGGCGGCCGCCTCGTCGACGTCCTCGCGATCCCCGGCCACGAGGCCGCCCACGTCGCGTTCTACGATCGCGCGACCCAGCTCCTCTTCACCGGCGACACGCTGTACCCCGGCCGCCTCTACGTGCGCGACTGGGGCGCCTACCGCGCGAGCGTCGCGCGGCTCGTCGCCTTCACCGCCGATCGACCGGTGAAGCAGGTCATCGGCGCGCACATCGAGATGGACGCGCGCGAGGTGGAGTACCCGGAGAAGGCGCTCGTCCACCCGAACGAGCACGCGCTGCCGCTGGGCCTCCGTCACCTTCACGCCCTGCACGCGGCCCTGACGGAGCTCGGCGATCGCCCGGCGCGCAAGGCGGGCCCGAGCTTCGTCATCGTCCCGCTGGCGTGA
- a CDS encoding serine/threonine protein kinase: protein MRVDLDSLIGSVLGGRYRVLRRVGAGGMGAVFEAEQLDLRRRVALKVLAELDPQSVARLQQEAMTAGGLQSQHVVAIFDFQLGAPPFLVMELLTGESLSTLLRREGQLEASRATRIAAQMLAGLEAAHRVGITHRDVKPSNVWISRSAAGEEHVKLLDFGIAKMHDVPGGVRTATGHFLGTPSYMAPEQLRGQPADARSDIHAVGVVLFEMLTGARPWRGANAPALPFEIIEHVPPPLDALVPATPRALAAAVARALEKDPSVRFVTAAEMAQTLQATLPTSWSAVKAAAPATLPEAPSAAAPATLPEAPSAAASGGRTNTFDVAAPPPKAASERLAATLASPGAAPPPDAHPASGRHVASSPTQPSPHAAPSPHPKHGARGVGDRPAPPARPMPLARPSSSTNTVVLVILGVGVLILLASVMVMCVAVISTPTKSSKNTIDASAPASASASASARTFDPSF, encoded by the coding sequence ATGCGCGTCGACTTGGACTCGCTCATCGGAAGTGTCCTCGGTGGCCGCTATCGCGTGCTTCGTCGCGTCGGCGCGGGTGGGATGGGCGCGGTGTTCGAGGCGGAGCAGCTCGATCTCCGGCGCCGCGTCGCGCTCAAGGTGCTGGCGGAGCTCGATCCGCAGTCGGTCGCTCGTCTCCAGCAAGAGGCGATGACCGCCGGCGGCCTCCAGAGCCAGCACGTCGTCGCGATCTTCGATTTCCAGCTCGGCGCCCCGCCGTTCCTCGTGATGGAGCTGCTCACCGGAGAGTCCTTGTCGACGCTCTTGCGGCGCGAAGGCCAGCTCGAGGCGAGCCGCGCCACCCGGATCGCCGCGCAGATGCTCGCCGGTCTCGAGGCCGCGCACCGGGTCGGGATCACGCACCGCGACGTGAAGCCGTCGAACGTCTGGATCTCGCGCTCGGCCGCGGGCGAGGAGCACGTGAAGCTCCTCGACTTCGGGATCGCCAAGATGCACGACGTGCCGGGCGGCGTTCGCACCGCGACGGGCCATTTCCTCGGGACGCCCTCGTACATGGCGCCGGAGCAGCTGCGGGGACAGCCCGCCGACGCGCGCTCGGACATCCACGCGGTGGGGGTCGTTCTGTTCGAGATGCTCACCGGCGCGCGGCCGTGGCGCGGCGCCAACGCGCCGGCGCTGCCGTTCGAGATCATCGAGCACGTGCCTCCTCCGCTCGACGCGCTCGTCCCCGCGACGCCGCGCGCCTTGGCGGCGGCGGTCGCGCGCGCGCTCGAGAAGGATCCGAGCGTGCGCTTCGTGACCGCCGCGGAGATGGCGCAGACGCTCCAGGCGACGCTCCCGACGAGCTGGTCCGCCGTCAAGGCCGCGGCGCCGGCGACGCTGCCCGAGGCGCCGAGCGCCGCGGCGCCGGCGACGCTGCCCGAGGCGCCGAGCGCCGCGGCGTCGGGCGGACGCACGAACACCTTCGACGTCGCGGCGCCTCCGCCGAAGGCCGCGAGCGAGCGCCTCGCGGCCACGCTCGCGAGCCCCGGCGCCGCGCCGCCGCCCGACGCTCACCCTGCGAGCGGACGGCACGTCGCCTCTTCGCCGACCCAGCCTTCGCCGCACGCCGCGCCGAGTCCCCATCCGAAGCACGGCGCGAGGGGCGTGGGCGATCGACCCGCGCCACCGGCGCGCCCGATGCCGCTCGCGCGTCCTTCGTCGTCGACGAACACCGTCGTCCTGGTGATCCTCGGTGTCGGCGTCCTCATCCTCCTCGCGAGCGTCATGGTCATGTGCGTCGCCGTGATTTCGACACCCACGAAGTCCTCGAAAAACACGATCGACGCGTCCGCGCCGGCGTCCGCTTCCGCTTCCGCTTCGGCGCGGACCTTCGATCCGTCGTTCTGA
- a CDS encoding sigma 54-interacting transcriptional regulator, which yields MSADTSTFSVGGGPLSNGATSAGLVTLYAPDVRVPLAVLLGDEPLIMGREPPRGGLVLPFSSVSRSHAKVSRQADAWQVDDLGSRNGTFVNGARIERATVVHGDELRFGEVVFKLVERGAERFLGRQNERDVPAAVAGLIGGPSMATVRAEVLRVAGAAALSVLVLGESGTGKEVVARALHVASARAGAFVAVNCAAVPAALLEAELFGAKRGAFTGLERDRLGLVRSADGGTLFLDELGDMPLEAQAKLLRVLDTRQVTPLGSHVSEPVDVRVVSATHRPIAELVDKEQFRADLYARISAHTISLPPLRERKEDIPLLVQAFLAQADAANVRVTPRFMIGLLRYDWPLNVRELLAAVRRAVALANGDALDEQHLPPGALEALAKKRSEDRALGSPRGTEEGAPKAGSRTNAPPAAELRELLQRCAGNVAAVARALGKDRAQVHRWLKHYQISLDDFRP from the coding sequence ATGTCGGCGGACACGAGCACCTTCAGCGTCGGCGGCGGTCCGCTCTCGAACGGCGCGACGAGCGCGGGCCTCGTCACGCTCTACGCGCCGGACGTCCGCGTCCCGCTCGCCGTCCTCCTCGGTGACGAGCCGCTGATCATGGGGCGCGAGCCCCCGCGTGGCGGCCTCGTCCTCCCGTTCAGCTCGGTCTCGCGGTCGCACGCGAAGGTCTCGCGTCAGGCCGACGCGTGGCAGGTGGACGATCTCGGGAGCCGGAACGGCACCTTCGTGAACGGGGCGCGGATCGAGCGCGCCACCGTCGTCCACGGCGACGAGCTCCGCTTCGGAGAGGTCGTGTTCAAGCTCGTCGAGCGCGGCGCCGAGCGTTTCCTCGGACGTCAGAACGAGCGCGACGTGCCGGCCGCGGTCGCGGGGCTGATCGGCGGCCCCTCGATGGCCACCGTCCGCGCGGAGGTCCTCCGCGTCGCGGGGGCCGCCGCGCTGTCGGTGCTCGTCCTCGGCGAGAGCGGGACCGGCAAGGAGGTCGTCGCGCGCGCGCTCCACGTGGCGAGCGCGCGCGCCGGCGCGTTCGTCGCCGTCAACTGCGCGGCGGTGCCGGCGGCCCTGCTCGAGGCGGAGCTCTTCGGCGCCAAGCGCGGGGCCTTCACCGGGCTCGAGCGCGATCGCCTCGGCCTCGTCCGGAGCGCCGACGGCGGGACGCTCTTCCTCGACGAGCTCGGCGACATGCCGCTCGAGGCGCAGGCGAAGCTGCTTCGCGTGCTCGACACGCGCCAGGTGACGCCGCTCGGCAGCCATGTGTCCGAGCCGGTCGACGTCCGCGTCGTGAGCGCGACGCATCGCCCGATCGCGGAGCTCGTGGACAAGGAGCAGTTCCGCGCCGATCTCTACGCGCGGATCAGCGCGCACACGATCTCGCTGCCGCCGCTCCGCGAGCGGAAGGAAGACATCCCGCTCCTCGTGCAGGCGTTCCTCGCCCAAGCCGACGCCGCGAACGTCCGCGTCACGCCGCGCTTCATGATCGGTCTCCTGCGCTACGACTGGCCGCTGAACGTCCGCGAGCTGCTCGCGGCGGTCCGGCGCGCCGTCGCCCTCGCGAACGGCGACGCCCTCGACGAGCAGCACCTCCCGCCGGGCGCGCTCGAGGCGCTCGCCAAGAAGCGCTCGGAAGACCGGGCGCTCGGCTCCCCGCGAGGAACGGAGGAGGGCGCGCCGAAGGCCGGCTCACGCACGAACGCGCCGCCGGCGGCGGAGCTCCGCGAGCTGCTCCAGCGATGCGCCGGCAACGTGGCCGCGGTGGCGCGCGCGCTCGGAAAGGACCGCGCGCAGGTCCATCGCTGGCTGAAGCACTACCAGATCTCGCTCGACGACTTTCGGCCCTGA